The following proteins are co-located in the Rhodococcus opacus B4 genome:
- a CDS encoding DUF1345 domain-containing protein: protein MSPFVGRWLSERRRSGASLLVAAVAAVLLGAPGSAFLGVADASVIVLLLYLVAYLVVTVVAFSQAPDTVVQQWAERESRGTVLQRYVLGTAPGPGVSLFMAAIALAVAVVWLPGRGGGALPDPLRIGVAVVLVVVSWTCVLVSFAITFYADNVVEQGQGLHFPGPPPRWASYVYFAVSVMTTFGTTDVEVTSDAMRRTVAVNAVIAFVFNTVTVASVVSVLAGA from the coding sequence TTGTCTCCATTCGTTGGAAGGTGGCTCTCCGAGCGCCGCCGCTCCGGCGCGAGCCTGCTGGTGGCTGCCGTTGCGGCGGTACTTCTCGGCGCCCCGGGGTCGGCTTTCCTCGGCGTCGCCGACGCGAGCGTGATCGTGCTCCTCCTCTACCTCGTGGCATATCTCGTGGTCACGGTCGTGGCGTTCTCCCAGGCACCGGACACGGTGGTGCAGCAGTGGGCGGAACGCGAGAGCCGCGGGACGGTACTGCAGCGCTATGTCCTGGGCACCGCTCCCGGTCCCGGGGTCTCCCTCTTCATGGCGGCGATCGCACTCGCGGTCGCGGTGGTGTGGCTGCCGGGTCGTGGCGGTGGCGCTCTGCCGGACCCACTCCGGATCGGCGTCGCGGTCGTCCTGGTGGTCGTGTCCTGGACCTGCGTGCTGGTGTCGTTCGCGATCACCTTCTACGCGGACAACGTCGTCGAGCAGGGCCAGGGACTGCACTTTCCCGGCCCGCCACCGCGGTGGGCCAGTTACGTCTACTTCGCCGTATCCGTGATGACGACCTTCGGGACGACCGATGTCGAGGTGACCTCCGATGCCATGCGCCGGACGGTCGCGGTGAACGCCGTGATCGCGTTCGTCTTCAACACGGTGACAGTCGCGTCGGTCGTGTCCGTCCTCGCCGGCGCCTGA